The Raphanus sativus cultivar WK10039 chromosome 2, ASM80110v3, whole genome shotgun sequence genome includes a region encoding these proteins:
- the LOC108840954 gene encoding uncharacterized protein LOC108840954 gives MSLFLSRLRLGVRRSSSVSLLISNAFSTSLRQTPPYSILGATPCGQDFGRLIVHYANLRSWIHLDKRVPMNLVDPHIHDDKKTQTIGASYGWIATLKDDGILRLQDDFNPVASDIYPIRIQLPPLVTLPHCQTKIITNVSMSSSSPEDDEDCVVAVKFLGPQLSFCKPAGKSSKPEWTNIKIENPCFCSSRVMFSKKHNMFRMPGSGGNLIGSWDLCNPSDDPMLQRVRFTNIPKLTNAEQNLLDSCRKSEHLVESRPTGETFLVKQYKKTAKNKEGVAIMKTKCLMVFKLDDEGNAVYTQDIGDLTMFLSMSEPFCVPSISFPGLARNYIRIFDVDEIGCVNVANIPFFITSTDVSYSTPYWFPPQDY, from the coding sequence ATGTCTCTGTTTCTCAGCCGGCTCCGACTTGGAGTGAGAAGATCCTCCTCTGTTTCTCTTCTTATCTCTAACGCATTCTCAACTTCCTTGCGGCAAACCCCTCCTTATTCCATCCTCGGCGCTACACCTTGTGGACAGGATTTCGGGAGACTCATTGTTCACTATGCTAATCTACGCTCATGGATTCATCTGGACAAGAGGGTACCTATGAACTTGGTGGATCCTCACATTCATGATGATAAAAAAACGCAAACGATCGGGGCATCATATGGGTGGATAGCTACTCTAAAGGACGACGGCATCCTTCGTCTCCAAGACGATTTTAACCCTGTTGCATCTGATATATATCCCATTCGTATCCAGCTGCCTCCTCTTGTAACTCTACCACACTGCCAAACCAAAATCATCACCAATGTGTCAATGTCATCATCTTCTCCAGAGGATGATGAGGACTGTGTCGTGGCTGTCAAGTTCTTGGGACCTCAGCTCAGCTTTTGCAAACCAGCCGGTAAGAGTAGTAAACCAGAGTGGACCAACATCAAGATCGAAAACCCCTGCTTCTGCTCCTCCCGTGTCATGTTCTCCAAGAAACACAACATGTTTCGTATGCCCGGATCTGGAGGCAACCTCATCGGGTCATGGGACCTCTGCAATCCCAGCGATGACCCTATGCTTCAGCGCGTGCGTTTTACAAACATTCCCAAGCTGACCAACGCTGAACAGAACCTTCTGGATTCGTGCCGCAAGAGCGAGCACTTGGTGGAGTCACGACCCACTGGTGAGACATTCTTGGTTAAGCAGTACAAGAAGACAGCCAAGAACAAGGAAGGTGTTGCcataatgaaaacaaaatgttTAATGGTGTTCAAGCTAGACGATGAAGGAAACGCGGTCTACACTCAAGACATCGGAGATCTGACCATGTTCCTCTCAATGTCCGAACCTTTCTGTGTTCCTTCTATCTCCTTTCCTGGTTTGGCTCGTAACTACATTCGCATCTTCGATGTTGATGAAATCGGATGTGTTAATGTAGCTAACATCCCCTTCTTCATCACTAGTACAGATGTTTCATATTCTACCCCTTATTGGTTTCCACCACAAGATTATTGA